Proteins encoded in a region of the Candidatus Zixiibacteriota bacterium genome:
- a CDS encoding ABC transporter permease, which translates to MGIGNFLKYFWADFRKQKKRATLTVTAIVWGTMSILLLLAFGQGLKEQLDKNQRGLGENIMIVWGGQTSIPFEGLPRGRRIRFRPDDVDVVGRSIPEIERIGAEYSRWGVDLVRGRTVLSEHICGEYPTYREMRAQYPDIGGRYINETDMTEKRRVIFLGYKLAEQLFPEGQPVGKTVMVAGVPFTVIGAGVDKQQMGMYGGPDVNKASIPAPTFKAMFGHEYLSNLVIQPKSDDLNKHVERRLNEVLGARLKFDPDDDQALSIWDTIEGRREMQNMMLGMQIFMGIIGGMTLLIAGIGVANIMYVVIRERTKEIGIKMALGCKPGTIHRQFLLEALLICFSGGAIGIFISLLITDLLTMIPRDPQSSMSWLGSPTISLPIGLITVAILGSIGLVSGFFPARRAAGLNPAETLRYE; encoded by the coding sequence ATGGGCATCGGCAACTTCCTGAAGTACTTCTGGGCGGACTTCCGCAAACAGAAGAAGCGCGCGACCCTGACGGTCACCGCGATCGTCTGGGGAACGATGTCGATTCTGCTGCTGTTGGCGTTCGGGCAGGGACTCAAGGAGCAACTCGACAAGAATCAGCGCGGCCTCGGCGAGAACATCATGATCGTCTGGGGCGGGCAGACCTCAATTCCGTTTGAGGGATTGCCGCGCGGCCGACGCATCCGATTCCGGCCCGATGATGTCGACGTCGTCGGGCGCAGCATCCCCGAGATCGAACGCATCGGTGCAGAGTATTCGCGCTGGGGGGTCGATCTCGTGCGCGGGCGCACGGTCCTCTCGGAGCACATCTGCGGCGAGTATCCGACGTACCGTGAGATGCGGGCGCAGTATCCCGACATCGGCGGCCGTTATATCAATGAGACCGATATGACCGAGAAGCGGCGCGTGATCTTTCTGGGATACAAACTCGCCGAACAGCTCTTTCCCGAAGGCCAGCCGGTCGGCAAGACAGTGATGGTGGCTGGAGTGCCGTTTACGGTCATCGGCGCCGGAGTCGACAAACAGCAGATGGGGATGTACGGCGGTCCCGATGTCAACAAGGCGTCGATCCCGGCGCCGACGTTTAAGGCGATGTTCGGGCATGAGTATCTCAGCAACCTGGTCATTCAGCCCAAATCCGACGACCTCAACAAGCATGTCGAGCGGCGGCTGAATGAAGTTCTGGGCGCGCGTCTGAAGTTCGATCCCGATGACGACCAGGCGCTGTCGATCTGGGACACGATCGAGGGACGCCGTGAAATGCAGAATATGATGCTGGGCATGCAAATCTTCATGGGGATCATCGGCGGCATGACGCTGCTGATCGCCGGGATCGGCGTGGCGAACATCATGTATGTGGTGATTCGCGAACGCACCAAGGAAATCGGAATCAAGATGGCGCTGGGATGCAAACCGGGCACGATCCACCGTCAGTTCTTGCTCGAGGCCCTATTGATCTGCTTCTCCGGCGGCGCTATTGGAATCTTCATTTCGCTGTTGATTACCGACCTGCTGACAATGATTCCGCGCGATCCGCAGTCGTCGATGTCGTGGCTGGGATCGCCGACGATCTCCTTGCCGATCGGATTGATCACCGTGGCGATTTTAGGGTCGATCGGGCTGGTGTCGGGCTTCTTTCCGGCACGCCGTGCGGCTGGGCTGAATCCGGCGGAGACTTTGCGGTACGAATGA